Genomic segment of Oncorhynchus tshawytscha isolate Ot180627B linkage group LG28, Otsh_v2.0, whole genome shotgun sequence:
CGTTCTAATTATTTGCCTCCTTTTGAATGGCATTGTATTTCCAAGGCACTGTAATGCACTTTTGCTGAAGCCTCCATCAGCACTCATTGACAATGCATTGAGTAGAATTCTCAGTAAGGCATCAGTCCAAAACGAAcgttcaaaacaatattgtgacgAAACATGCAACCCTTGAATAGACACACATGCCAGAAATCACTGATGCTTATGTCTGAGTCTCTTGTATTCTGCAGGGTTTGATGGCCAGATCAACAAGAACAAGGCATTGGCCGACGAGGCCATAAAGAAACTCCCTGGCATCAACGCCACCATTCATCAAGCTGTTGGCAACAACTCAGAGACCCTATTCATCATAGGCAGTGTGACTGGAGACTACAATGATGCACTGGGCACTGTCAGCAGCCTCGAAGCTGTGGTCTCTCGACTGGAGGTACCTTAACAGACCCTTTCCTTTCAATAGAAATATCCAACTGGGGTTCATATGCTAATCCACAGCTTGTGCCTTTAGCTAGAAGCTCTAGAAGGAGAATGTAAGTTGGGCAAAACAATGAGGTTAATGTCTCGAGTCACTTACGCTTATGAGTCGATTTGATTCCAGACATGGCCTATTCACAACCAAGATACTAACATTTTAAGCTACCAGGCGTGATTCCAAATGTATTTTGCCAAGCATGCATGGAAACTTCGAGATGAGCTCATTTGACTTTGTTGATCTCCACAGGGAATGTCCGGCTCTTTACCAGTTCCTCCTGCTGGTCTGTTGAAGGACGCCACCAAGCTGAAAGAGGACGTGCAGGGTCTGCAGAAGCAGGCAGTGGCCACTGTGGCCAAAGTGGCCGCAGAGAAGGCTAACGCTGAGATACAGAAAGACAGAGCAGCAGAGGTCCGTTTCAGGGCGATGCTCTCAGACATGACATGTTAAACCTAAACAAACCTGGGTCGATGTAAAGATGGttcttaaaataaatatatttttcccaATTAAAGGTCTGTAATGCTTTGTAATGTTCTTCCCTCCTCAGGCTTCAATTGGAGCAACTGGTGCTTACAACAATGCCAAGCACACCAGAGACGCTGTGGGAGAAACACTCCTGGTCATCAATAACCTTCTGAGCATGATCGGTATGTTCCACTAACAACTACAAACAGCTAACTCGCACCAAACAAAATCacttgttttttgtcttattgcCGCACCATCCCATCTTCATATGACCACTGTTTTATGACATTATTATGATGTTTGTTGGTGCTGACAATTGGTACTCTCCTAAAAGGTAAACCTGGCAGTGTGGACGAGGAGAGGCTAGGGGAGTTGGAGCAGTCCATCACCAGCGCTCGTGGCCAGGTCAACCTACAGCTCCAGCCTCGACTGCAGGACCTAGAAGGGAAGGAGGCCAGCCAGAGGACCAGGTTGACTGGCCTCAACCTAGATATCGATAGGATCCTGGACGACATCAGGAACTTAGAGGACATACACGCGAACATCCCTAAGGGCTGCTTCAACTCCCCACCTATTGAGAGACCTTAATCCCCACCTATTGAGAGATCTAAGTTTACGTCCCAaaaggtaccctattccctatataatgcacaacgtttgaccaaggcccataagACTAGTCAAAAAATAgggcacaatatagggaatagggttccatttgggacgcaaatatatagggaataaggtgccatttgagacacagattTAGTGTCTGAATGTAACATGGTATTATGTAAGAGAAAAGGAGTGTTTAACTAAATGCATAACTgcctgcaacaacaaaaaaatctgtgAAATGTTCAAACACGAGGAGCAATATTTTGTCAATGGTAATGCGATATTTTCAGTGATCTACTAAGtgttaaaaacattgtattttctgTTGTATTCTGTCAAATAAACTTCAATATTTATTCCTTAACAACACAAACCAGGTGCTACTAAATGCAACACACAATTAATGTGGATGTGTTTCACGTGAGAGAGAAAAGCTATCCTTTTCCTTTTCAACTGAGGAAATTACTAATCATGTAAGCAACTACAACATATCTATTGTTACACACTTGGTTTATTATGGAGGTATTGAAAGACTGAGAATGTTATAttgtgtcagccagtcagtccacaGTCTAAGATGACAAAATACAAATAATTTCCAACCCAGATCTGAAAGTGGAATTGTAGCTCATTTTACATAGGATtccaaaaaatgtatgttttcagGACTCCTTACCAAATAATTCAATGAACAGAATCAAATATAAATCAAACATCTCTTCATATTATATCTATAAATCATCTACTCATACAATCTCCTCAGGTTCTATGAGACCTTCTCTCCCACTGGGCAAACACTGGtttaatcaacgttgtttccacatcagttcaacaacacaaaatcaatgtgatgacgttgaatcaacgtggaaaaatgattggatttgcagaaagtcatcaacgtattggaattttgtatttttttcacccaacttttcaCCTAAATTTAATGACATGgagattttgatttttttttttaaatttcgtgttgaattcacgttagttgacaactcaaccaaatttaAATCCAAACTAGATGTTGAAATGTCTTTGCCCAGTGGGCTGAGACTATTATACTATACATTGCCCTATTACTAGGACCACGACGATGCTTATTTTTCATATCAGATTTTCCACATCTTGTTTATCTAAACCAGTCTTTAAAGAATACCAAATAACTGATGTTGTGTATTTGATAGAAAGACTCAAGGGATGCATGTATAAAGACCATCTGCTTGAAGGGATATTGGACCCAATACAGTTTGTTCATTACACTCGGATGACACATAAAGAAGCAATATTGTTTGTCTAGAACATCTTACACACAGTGTACTATTGATAGTCTTGCATCATGCCAGGCTTATACAACGCTACAATATTGACAACTAGTAGCACTTGTGTGTCCATTTCTTATAAATTATGAACCGTGAGATTGAAGGAAGCAGTGGAATGTATTTTGCTTCATCTGATATTAAGATTGAATAACCTAATATTGTTAGCCAAATTGACACTTGTAAAGCTAGATATGAATGCAAGATGCTTTGGTAACATTTAGACACTAATTAAACCAAATAATCATTATTTTGCATTGACCAATTGGGCACAATGtgcaccacaggaggctgctgaggggacgaCAGCTCATAATTGCAGGAACGGAATagcatggaaaccatgtgtttgatgtatttaatacccTTCCACTTATTCCCCTCCAGCCATTACcaagagcccgtcctccccaactAAGGTGCAACCAATGTCCTGTGatatgcacatactgtatacatccTATTACCCTGTGAAATCATTACTGCACAAATCAATGGTTACACTCAATGCCCCTTAAACTGAACTGTCTAAAGAGTCCTGGCACTGAACATGAGAAGCTTCCGTAAGAAACTATTGATCAAAGGCTATGTCCCCACTTCCTTTGCAGAACAACATTAGAGCACATTTTATATCAGGTTGATAATATTATGACAGTGTTGAGTGCAAGGGAGCGGGAGACTTATATCTGTGAATTCATCCCCAGGCACATGGAATGCACTTCTGTAGTTTGTGCTGTTATTTTTCCCACTAGACACATTTTTGTAAGAATCTCAAGTAACTAGCTACATAGCACATAGTAAGAAAGAGGTTAATTGCATTTGCTTTGGGAGTCGTGGTAATTTGCTTAGTGACAAGCAGGAGAAATGTGCAAAATCCTTTGCACACAAAAATAAATCAATGCACAAATCATTGTCTTATGTGCAAACAAATCTACATTTTGCACGAATGCCCACTGAAGACAAAACATTTAGGCATTGATATGCAATCACAGATACATCAATACAGATACTTCTGTACATACAGTAGAATTATAGTCAATAGAAAATGAAGTGAGAGGTGGGTACCCACTATGTTTGTCTTTTTGCAAACACTTTCACAACATATATCTACGAAGTGAGTAAGTACTCATGCCATAACAAAAAAATGTTCTAAGCATGCAGTCTAAGAACCGACAGATTTAAATCAAGCAGCAAAGGTCAACATTCATTAGGTAACAATCTCTGCACCCTCTTCATGACAccaaggttgcatcccaaatggcaccatattgaATAAAAAGTGCACTATTTTTTACCAGAGCCTaataggccctggttaaaagtagtgtactatatagggattatggtgccatttgggacagacagaaacactgtCCCATGCAGCCTACACAAAGTCAGTTGTGAAGGTGGTCCACTGTACACACAGCTCTTAAGCACCTCGCTGTACAGTACATCCACAGGTCCGATGAGTCATTATGATACAGTAAGAAGGGAAATGCATATCTAACGCTCCTTCGAATGGAAAAGCAGTAGCTCAAGAGGTGTATACATTTtacatgagagacagacagggacaattTGACAGTAGGCCGGAGCAGTAGTTCCTATCCAGAGGCATTGATGTAGAGCTGACTCTGCAGGATGTAGTCGATGACTGTCTGGTTCAGGTAGTCCACCACATGACCGTCCCCGTGCTGCAGGGCCAGTCTGATAGAAGGGACATAGAATTAGAATGTGATATGGGATATGGTATTGATATGGAATTGTATCAATTGTATCAACATTGGACTATTGAAAAAAATAGCTAAAGATTGTTTTTGAGTGGATTTTCCCCTTGACAGATACATCTTTGTGAAAAAGAACCAATCTTTACCAGAGTCCACAGTGAATAAAAGACAGTAGATTCTAtaattatgtattattatttattaaataGGCCTAATGGAGGCCCAAAATAGGATTGTTGCTAACTTATAATTCACATTTACCTGCTCTTGGTTGAGCTGACAATGGACATAGGGTGGTTGACATCGTCTTTTACTACTGTGATGTTATCctggaaaaaacacacacagagaaagttTTACGTTATAAAATGTATCAATGGATATTTATAATTTTCTATGGTACAGAGTTGGTACCATGTTAAGACATGAACATAATAAGCTTTAACAGATTACATTATCAAGCGTATTGGGTTTCCACTTTTAACCAAGCTCATGGCTCATAATGCAGATACTACCTTGTTCTTGCGCAGCACAGAGGAATGGTTCATTATCCTCTCTGTATCAACTCCATCCCGAGGCACAACAACAATCCCAAAGTCTCCCACAATCACCTCCATCTGCAAACCATTTGTATGACACATTGCATTATTGCCTTATAATTCTGATTAAATGAGTCACTGTCTCGGATGCAACATTATGCATATTAGGATAGTAAATAATTATCATTCATGTCCCTACGTGGAGACTGGATAGATTAAAATGTCAACATTATTCAAAACTATTAGTCTTCCAGTGTCCCCTTCGGCCTCTTTAGAGGTCTTACTATGTCTGCTTAGAACTTCAGGGCAAGCCATTAGGACAAGTATGTACTGTATACTATGTAAAGTATGAAAATAACTAGAAAATATTTTCTGTGAGAATGACAGTCTTACAACAGACTTAAGAAGACAGGGaagtgaaagagtgagagggCCTACTTACATCGCTGTCTTTCCATAAGCCAGGGATGCAGAATGACTCCAGAAGATCACTGCCACACAGAAGCAAGATGCGCAACTCTGGACAATAGACATGAAGACAGAAATTAGACACCCAATAAACAAAAAAGTACATGGATAAGATAACTTCCTGTTCAAATATTCGATAATGAAGAAAGTTATTTTGGTTTGTGAAGGGAAAATATAATGACCCAAGTTAAAAGCTTTTGTATTCTGACAATATATAGTCGGTATGCAATATTGGTAGTACATCAATCTTATGGAGACATACAAAAGAGTGTTAACTCACCAATTTCCTCATATCGCATTGCAGGGCCAAGGTTGGCATTTTCATCTTTTGATATAaaagaaataaagataaaataaaggGTTATTAATCAATCATTGTGAACTTACTGTACCATACAATTACAAATGTATGATTTTCAGGAAGTTGCTTGTGTAGCATACTACTTACCCACAAAGGTAAAACGATCAATGTGGGGGCGAACACAGCAAATTTTGCCCAAGCTCTCACTCATCTTCTCCCAAAGCTTAACTGTTTAGGTATGAGGATGCAAACATCAGATTTTCTAGTTGCAAATTACATCCATTGAATAAGTTATAGAAAGCAGACAATCCATTTCTTAGTACATTACAACAACCTTTCCTCCGTCTCATCAATCATaaattatatttcagattctGAGCTCTTTATTGCTAACCTAATGAAAATGGCACGAATGAGATCTGAAAGACATTTGTGTAGCATATATGTACATAATCCCTCACTGGCAGTGGGCTTGTTGTTCATTGTGTTGTGGTTCTGATAGATGGCAGTCTGAGTCTCATTCTGTGGTTGGCCGATTACTGGAGTTGTGGACGGTGTGTTCACATTGGACAGAATGCACCCTGTGACTCTCTGTGgacaggaaaaaaacaaaaacataaaacaatttttttaacctttacttaactaggcaaaaTACCATGATTGGCACCTTCTGTTCCGTTAAATGGCATTTGATCAAGCTTAGGTCAGCACCACAAATAGATTGCCCACATTCTGATGGAAGTATTTTGTCACATATTACAGCAGTGTTTTGATATACTGTAGTGTTCTAAATACGGTAATGTTTTGTTGCCATGGAAACAATTGCAGCATACAGTAATGTTATAGGCTATTTCTAAAAACAGTTCAATTTGCCCTGTCTTTATTAATATTTAGTGGGCCGTGCATGAATGTATTATCTATGAATAAGTTCCATACACCGTAGCTAATTCTGTTGCATCCAATGTAGGCTACCTTGAACTCTCCTCTCTGAACTACCACATTTTTATCTTGATATTATCCTTCACTGCTAAATGTACAGCTCATGCAATATACAAAGCCGCAGGAAGTAGAGGTGCTGAGGGTTCCCCTGATAAatcaaaaacatatacagtaccagtcaaaagtttggacccacctattcattcaagggcttttctttatttttactttttaataATAGTggataatagtgaacacatcaaactacgaaataacacacatggaatcatgtagtaaccaaaaaagtgttaaacaaatcaaaatatattttagattttagattcttcaaagtagccaccctttgccagctttgcacactcttggtattctctcaaccagctacacctggcatgcttttccaacagtcttgaaggatttcccacatatgtgtaactcttgttggctgcttttccttcactctgcggtccaactcatcccaaactatctcagtTTGGTTGAagtagggtgattgtggaggccaggtcatctgatgcagcactccatcactctccttcttggtccaatagcccttacacagcctggaggtgtgttgggtcattgtcttgttgaaaaacaaattattgtcccactaagcgcaaaccagatgggatggcatatcgctgcagaatgctgtggtatccatgctggttaagtgtgccttgaattctaaataaatcactgacagcgtcaccagcaaagcacccccacaccatcacacctcctcctccatgcttcacggtgggaaccacacatgcggagataatctgttcacctactctgcgtctcacaaagacacagcggttggaaccaaaaatctcaaattttgactcatcagaccaaaggacagatttccaccagtctaatgtccattgcttgggtttcttggcccaagcaagtctcttcttcttattggtgtccttttagtagtggtttctttgcagcaattcgacaatgaaggcctgattcaggcagtctcctctgaatagttgatgttgagatgtgtctgttacttgaactctatgaagcatttgggctgcaatttctgaggctggcaactctaatgaacttatcctctgcagcagaggtaactctgggtgttcctttcctgtggcggtcctcatgagagccagtttcatcatagtgcttgatggtttttgcggctGTActcgaagaaactttcaaagttcttgaaattttccggtttggctgaccttcatgtcttaaagtaatgatggactgtcatttgtctttgcttatctgagctgttcttgcaataatatggacttggtattttaccaaatagggctatcttctgtataccacccataccttgtcactgTAACGATGTGTGCTGAGAGTCGgcaagcaagttcagggagtgagtgttttaataaataaatgcaacataatacaaaacaagaaacacaaacaacgcacaggCATGAAACAGAAagaatgacgcctggggaaggaaccaatgggagtgacatatatagggcaggtaagcaaggaagtgatggagtccaggtgagtgatgaTGCGCAGGTGCGTGTAACAATGGTATCAGGTGTgcgcctggtgacctagaggccggggagggagcacatgtgacagtcacaacacaactgattggctcaaactccacaaattccacaaatgtacttttaacaaggcacacctgttaattgaaatgcactccaggtgactacctcatgaaactggttgagagaatgccaagagtgtgcaaagctgtcatcaagacaaagggtggctactttctcaaatataaaattgtgttttacatttttttggttaatacatgattccatatgtgttatttcatagatttgatgtcttcaatattattctacaatgtagaaaatagtacaaataaagaaaaacccttgaatgaataggtgtgtccaaacttttgactggtgctgtatatatatatttttttaaagatatacaTACTTTTTCCCGGTCACAAAATGAGTGAACTAGGCCTTcattagtcctgtattagtggagaAAAATACTCCCCAGCCTGAACCCTCCGCCCCCCAACCCCGGCTTACCTTCATGAGGTCACGATGATGCTCCAGCACGCTGCATGTAGTCTGCCATGTGTCCTGGTAGCACTCCCAGGGATCCACTCTGCATGAAAATAACACATGATAGATGAACAGCTGTGTACTTCTGGGCCCCTATttataaagcgtctcagagtaggagtactgatctaggagCAGGTCCCTCCTGTAGATTCATCATAACCTAaatggcaaaactgatcctagaacaGCACTCCTACTCACGCATTATGAATACgtgccctgatctcaatccttttccctatatagtgcacaatggaagtggtcagatgacgcggatactacactacaggactgttttggaagcacagactggaatgtgttccaggattcatccaatgg
This window contains:
- the LOC112226967 gene encoding nicotinamide/nicotinic acid mononucleotide adenylyltransferase 2, coding for MTDNTKTHVILLSCGSFNPITKGHIHMFEKAREYLHKTGKFIVIGGIISPVHDSYGKPGLVPSRHRLTMCQLAVQSSDWIRVDPWECYQDTWQTTCSVLEHHRDLMKRVTGCILSNVNTPSTTPVIGQPQNETQTAIYQNHNTMNNKPTAIKLWEKMSESLGKICCVRPHIDRFTFVDENANLGPAMRYEEIELRILLLCGSDLLESFCIPGLWKDSDMEVIVGDFGIVVVPRDGVDTERIMNHSSVLRKNKDNITVVKDDVNHPMSIVSSTKSRLALQHGDGHVVDYLNQTVIDYILQSQLYINASG